In Dyadobacter sp. NIV53, a single window of DNA contains:
- a CDS encoding sugar kinase, producing the protein MAQIVSFGEVLMRLSTPGFSRFEQARQLNVTYAGGEANVSSALAYWGHHTAHVTRFPDSPIGRAAAQYLHFHGVDISHIIYGGPRMAVYFLETGTALRGSQIVYDRANSSLAEIDPKEINWDEILKDAKWFHWAGITPALSQGAADALLKGIKTACKYGLKVSGDIFYRANLWKYGKKPSDILPELTAGTDIVIANKENILEIFGIEGNDFVESSVNLQKAFPQVSKIIDTKRTSISASHNLLRAMMWNGNELLETADIEINPIIDRVGGGDAFIAGLIHGLISFDGDDQKALEFGVAASALKHTIEGDALISTIAEVEAIRQGETSGRIKR; encoded by the coding sequence ATGGCTCAGATTGTTTCTTTTGGTGAAGTGCTTATGCGACTTTCCACTCCTGGTTTTTCCCGTTTTGAACAAGCACGTCAATTGAATGTTACGTATGCTGGCGGCGAAGCAAATGTTTCATCTGCGTTGGCATATTGGGGACATCATACTGCACATGTAACACGTTTTCCTGATTCGCCGATTGGCAGGGCAGCGGCACAATATCTTCATTTTCATGGAGTTGATATTTCGCACATAATTTATGGCGGGCCGCGTATGGCCGTTTATTTCCTGGAAACAGGGACTGCATTAAGAGGAAGCCAGATCGTTTACGACCGTGCTAATTCTTCTCTTGCCGAAATAGACCCGAAAGAAATTAACTGGGATGAAATCCTGAAAGATGCCAAATGGTTTCATTGGGCCGGAATTACACCTGCATTGTCACAAGGAGCTGCTGATGCCTTGCTGAAAGGTATAAAAACCGCATGTAAATATGGATTGAAGGTATCCGGAGATATTTTTTACCGCGCCAATCTATGGAAATATGGGAAAAAGCCATCTGATATTTTGCCCGAACTGACCGCCGGAACCGACATTGTGATTGCCAACAAGGAAAACATTCTTGAAATTTTTGGCATTGAAGGAAACGATTTTGTTGAATCGAGTGTCAACTTACAGAAGGCTTTTCCGCAGGTAAGCAAAATTATTGATACGAAAAGGACTTCAATCAGCGCTTCTCACAATCTGTTGCGGGCCATGATGTGGAATGGTAATGAATTACTGGAAACAGCTGATATTGAGATCAATCCAATTATAGACCGTGTAGGCGGAGGCGATGCGTTTATTGCAGGTTTGATCCATGGTTTGATCTCTTTTGATGGTGATGACCAGAAAGCACTCGAATTTGGTGTAGCCGCATCAGCATTGAAACATACGATCGAAGGAGATGCTTTAATATCAACCATTGCAG